In the Clostridium beijerinckii genome, one interval contains:
- a CDS encoding CapA family protein — protein sequence MNDKNSRISHGETYIRDKKKNNYLKYITFILVTILVLTSSLIYLKYREGLSDKKNTANDKVNGETDKSIDDDKYKTNQLKEPIKKTIVISFAGDFTLGTDTKFPYDGSLTAAFIGSGKNYSYFMQNVSSIFSKDDYTLVNLETTFTDSKDKAHKDGEVFYNFKGPKEYVNILTNGSIEGVTIANNHIYDYGKQGINDTINTLKEKNIDICGEGYKILKDIQGIKFGFLGYTGWEYSNNLKSKIISDISELRKQGAEVVIPYFHWGVERKYEPDDVQKSLARFSIDNGANAVIGSHPHVIESMENYKGRFIAYSMGNFCFGGNSNPSDKRTFILQIKVNIEDDKLSGLEYKVIPAMISSRNDKNDYIPTLAGGESKTSILRKLNELSPTLNGNIKDEFFQIK from the coding sequence ATGAATGATAAAAACTCTAGGATCAGCCATGGAGAAACATACATAAGAGATAAGAAGAAAAATAATTATTTAAAATATATAACTTTTATATTGGTAACTATATTAGTCTTAACTAGTTCATTAATTTATTTAAAGTATAGAGAAGGATTAAGCGATAAAAAAAATACAGCCAACGATAAAGTAAATGGAGAAACTGATAAGTCAATTGATGATGACAAGTATAAAACTAATCAACTCAAAGAACCAATAAAGAAAACGATTGTTATTTCTTTCGCAGGGGACTTCACTTTAGGGACTGATACTAAATTTCCTTATGATGGTAGTCTAACAGCAGCGTTTATAGGTAGTGGAAAGAATTACTCTTATTTCATGCAAAATGTATCGAGCATATTTAGTAAAGATGACTATACATTAGTGAATTTAGAAACTACATTTACAGATTCCAAAGATAAAGCACATAAAGATGGAGAAGTATTTTATAATTTTAAAGGACCTAAGGAATATGTTAATATTCTTACTAACGGATCAATAGAAGGTGTTACGATAGCAAATAATCATATTTATGATTATGGAAAGCAAGGGATAAATGATACGATTAATACTTTAAAAGAAAAGAATATTGATATATGTGGTGAAGGATATAAAATCTTAAAGGATATTCAAGGAATAAAATTTGGATTTTTAGGGTATACAGGTTGGGAATATTCTAATAATTTAAAATCTAAAATAATAAGCGATATTAGTGAGTTAAGAAAGCAGGGAGCAGAAGTTGTTATTCCATACTTTCATTGGGGAGTAGAGAGAAAATATGAACCAGATGATGTTCAAAAAAGTTTAGCTAGATTTTCTATAGATAATGGAGCTAATGCGGTTATTGGTTCTCATCCACATGTAATTGAAAGTATGGAAAATTATAAGGGGAGATTTATAGCATATTCCATGGGAAACTTTTGTTTTGGAGGAAATTCTAATCCATCAGATAAAAGAACTTTTATACTTCAAATTAAAGTTAATATTGAAGATGATAAATTATCTGGTCTTGAATATAAAGTAATTCCAGCAATGATTTCTTCAAGAAATGATAAAAATGATTATATTCCAACTTTAGCAGGTGGTGAGAGTAAGACTAGTATATTAAGGAAATTAAATGAATTATCGCCGACGCTAAATGGGAATATTAAAGATGAGTTTTTTCAAATTAAATAG
- a CDS encoding IS3 family transposase: MTQRDNNELNISWLCKMARVSRSGYYNWLHSFGQRCNKEEQDRADFTLILEAYKYRGYDKGRRGIYMRLLHMGVRMNQKKISRLMKKYNLFCPIRKANPYRRMAKALKTDAISDNLVKREFVEHGAGKILLTDITYLFYNHGCKAYLSVIKDAYTKQVLSYVVSESLEVDFVLETINNLIDKHGDSLQMDAILHSDQGCHYTSISFRQLLKDKELRQSMSRRGNCWDNAPQESFFGHMKDEIHLDRCSTYDELCNEIDNYMDYYNNERYQWKLAKLAPNQYAEYIITGKHPLNDEQTGLP, encoded by the coding sequence ATGACTCAGCGTGATAATAATGAATTAAATATAAGTTGGCTATGTAAAATGGCTCGCGTGTCGCGAAGCGGATACTATAACTGGCTTCATTCATTTGGGCAACGATGTAATAAGGAAGAACAGGATAGAGCTGATTTTACACTAATATTAGAAGCCTATAAGTATCGTGGATATGATAAGGGTAGACGTGGAATATATATGCGGCTGCTACATATGGGCGTGCGAATGAATCAGAAAAAGATTAGCCGTCTAATGAAGAAATACAATCTCTTTTGTCCAATTAGGAAGGCCAATCCGTACCGTAGAATGGCGAAAGCTCTTAAGACAGATGCCATATCTGATAACCTTGTAAAACGTGAATTTGTAGAACATGGTGCAGGGAAAATACTTCTTACAGATATCACATATTTATTTTATAACCATGGCTGTAAAGCTTATCTTTCTGTCATTAAAGATGCGTATACAAAACAGGTTCTGTCATATGTAGTAAGCGAGTCTCTTGAAGTTGATTTTGTGTTAGAAACTATTAATAACTTAATTGATAAACATGGAGACAGCCTTCAAATGGATGCTATTCTTCATTCAGATCAAGGCTGTCATTATACCAGCATTTCTTTCCGTCAGTTGCTGAAAGACAAAGAGCTGAGGCAGTCTATGTCACGAAGGGGAAATTGCTGGGATAACGCACCGCAGGAATCTTTCTTTGGGCATATGAAAGATGAAATACATCTAGACAGATGCAGTACTTACGATGAACTTTGCAATGAAATTGATAATTATATGGACTATTATAATAATGAACGTTATCAGTGGAAACTAGCGAAGCTGGCACCAAATCAATATGCAGAATATATAATAACTGGAAAGCATCCGCTCAACGATGAACAGACAGGTCTTCCATGA
- a CDS encoding HTH domain-containing protein: MGVNHFTEEQQEELRNNPYIEKVSNKSIAYTTEFKELFAKEYRAGKIPSQILTECGINHKFLGKKRKDALVAMVKRCEFRSDGFEDIRKCNLGRPVAKDLTDAERIARLEHQIKYLKQENEFLKKIEFLDKQAEWKNKQNQRQKKNSNSSKK, translated from the coding sequence ATGGGCGTCAATCATTTTACAGAAGAACAACAAGAAGAATTGCGAAATAATCCATATATCGAAAAAGTTAGTAATAAATCAATAGCTTATACAACTGAATTTAAAGAACTGTTTGCAAAAGAATACCGTGCCGGAAAAATACCATCTCAAATATTGACTGAATGTGGAATTAATCATAAGTTCTTAGGTAAAAAACGTAAGGATGCTCTTGTTGCAATGGTGAAGAGATGTGAATTTCGCTCAGATGGCTTTGAAGATATAAGAAAATGTAACTTAGGTCGTCCAGTTGCAAAGGATTTAACTGATGCTGAACGAATTGCCAGACTCGAACATCAAATTAAATATTTAAAACAAGAAAATGAATTTTTAAAAAAAATCGAATTTCTAGACAAACAAGCCGAATGGAAGAACAAACAGAATCAACGCCAGAAGAAAAATTCAAACTCATCCAAGAAATGA
- a CDS encoding HlyD family secretion protein → MPKLDMKKLKPKGISLKGMKLKKKPSKKIILICTIFIIVGAIIIGKFIMPKSAPQVKCTVLSKGKIVNSVNVLGEIKSKESTNIYSTLNNPVQEVKVKEGDKVKVGDVLAVLDSNGLEKDIEQATATADATEANAKTQLDSAQKEYNDELNLYNNNSNADIKNAEETLSLAQITLDDKEKIYEKNKALFNAQAISESDLNKIKIDYDTAKSDYEKAKTALENAKVKVDQAINKAKSDYETAQTNYNNKSQRIAIEKQKQQLDDCTIKATSDGIITNVNAVVGNPGNGVLFQIENLDNIEITVPIKEVDIANVKVGQRSEIKTDATGDETFAGEVESVSPAAKKGGGSAPQVQSENSQSQSQGASSDADFEAKIKVDNTNENMKVGMSARINIITNEKSDIYTVASNSIVESGDTKSIYVAEKSSEKPNEYIIKELPVDTGLESDFSVEISGEGISDGIIIIDDPSTHKVGEKIRISGR, encoded by the coding sequence ATGCCGAAATTAGATATGAAAAAGTTAAAACCTAAGGGCATAAGTCTTAAGGGGATGAAACTAAAAAAGAAGCCAAGCAAAAAAATAATATTAATATGTACAATATTTATAATAGTTGGAGCTATTATAATAGGAAAGTTTATTATGCCTAAGTCAGCTCCGCAAGTAAAGTGTACAGTTCTTTCTAAGGGGAAGATTGTAAATAGTGTTAATGTTTTGGGAGAAATAAAAAGTAAAGAATCGACTAATATATACAGTACCTTAAACAATCCAGTCCAAGAGGTGAAAGTAAAAGAGGGAGATAAGGTTAAAGTAGGAGATGTTCTAGCGGTACTAGATTCAAATGGGTTAGAAAAAGATATTGAACAGGCTACAGCTACAGCAGATGCAACTGAAGCTAATGCTAAAACACAGCTTGATTCAGCTCAAAAGGAATATAATGATGAATTGAATTTATATAATAACAACTCAAATGCAGATATTAAAAATGCAGAAGAAACACTAAGTTTAGCACAAATTACTCTTGATGATAAAGAGAAAATATATGAGAAGAATAAAGCCTTATTTAACGCTCAAGCAATTTCTGAGAGCGACTTAAATAAGATTAAGATAGATTATGACACTGCTAAATCAGATTATGAGAAAGCAAAAACAGCTCTTGAAAATGCTAAGGTTAAAGTTGACCAAGCTATTAATAAAGCTAAAAGTGACTATGAAACAGCACAAACAAACTATAATAATAAAAGCCAGAGAATTGCGATTGAGAAGCAAAAACAGCAGCTAGATGATTGCACTATTAAGGCGACAAGTGATGGGATAATTACAAATGTAAATGCTGTTGTTGGAAATCCAGGAAATGGAGTTTTATTTCAGATCGAAAATTTAGATAATATAGAGATAACTGTACCAATTAAGGAAGTCGATATAGCCAATGTTAAAGTTGGACAGAGATCAGAGATAAAAACAGATGCAACAGGAGATGAAACTTTTGCAGGAGAAGTAGAAAGTGTTAGTCCAGCGGCTAAAAAAGGAGGGGGATCTGCACCTCAAGTACAATCTGAAAATTCACAAAGTCAGTCTCAAGGAGCAAGCTCAGATGCAGATTTTGAGGCAAAAATTAAAGTAGATAATACAAATGAGAATATGAAGGTAGGAATGAGCGCAAGAATAAATATTATTACAAATGAAAAATCTGATATTTATACAGTTGCATCTAATAGCATAGTTGAAAGTGGAGATACGAAAAGTATATATGTTGCAGAAAAAAGTAGTGAAAAACCAAATGAATATATAATTAAAGAGTTACCAGTAGATACAGGACTTGAATCTGATTTCAGTGTAGAAATATCAGGTGAAGGAATATCAGATGGAATTATCATAATTGATGACCCTTCAACTCATAAAGTTGGAGAAAAAATTCGAATAAGTGGAAGGTGA